A region from the Pungitius pungitius chromosome 16, fPunPun2.1, whole genome shotgun sequence genome encodes:
- the rnf14 gene encoding E3 ubiquitin-protein ligase RNF14 has protein sequence MSEDKEAQEDELLALASIYDDEEEFRQAESAQGGEIQLCLELPPDFKVVVKGENPTEYNVCFLPPLGLNFELPADYPSTSSPVFTLSSKWMTRAQMSSLCRRLDELYEENQGCVILFTWIQFLKEQALDFLGIQSPLEVIKGVSKAGGERRKADPPATALMQCGSHSEAAEERKRDTKKEKSQPQHPVDPRAVLVMDPRADLLPQLLDFDEEQRQKAFDSKVFGCGICFVEKLGSSCLCFKECQHVYCKACMTEYFQIQIRDGNVQCLNCPEPKCTSMATPSQVKQLVDEELFARYDRLLLQSSLDLMADVVYCPRQFCATAVMVEPDSTMGICSACQYAFCTLCKLGYHGLSHCKIPAEELRNLRDEYLSATSVGKKFMEQRFGKRVIQKAVEESFSRDWLNENCKGCPRCGTNIQKADGCNKMTCTSCKQYFCWLCLGLLSKVNPYSHFNNPNSACYNQLFQGVDLDEEDAFWSDEED, from the exons ATGTCCGAGGACAAGGAAGCCCAGGAGGATGAGCTGCTTGCTTTAGCGAGTATctatgatgatgaagaagagttCCGCCAGGCGGAGTCGGCTCAGGGCGGAGAGATCCAACTCTGTCTGGAGCTCCCTCCGGATTTCAAAGTAGTAGTCAAAg GAGAGAATCCGACTGAATATAATGTCTGCTTCTTGCCTCCGCTGGGCCTCAACTTTGAGCTTCCGGCAGACTATCCATCTACATCCTCGCCAGTCTTCACTCTTAGCTCTAAATGGATGACCAGGGCGCAG ATGAGCTCTCTGTGCAGACGTCTGGATGAGCTGTACGAGGAGAACCAAGGatgtgtgattcttttcacgTGGATCCAGTTCCTCAAAGAGCAGGCTCTGGACTTCCTGGGCATCCAGTCCCCTCTGGAAGTCATCAAGGGCGTCAGTAAGGCAGGCGGTGAGCGCAGGAAGGCTGACCCGCCGGCCACAG CTCTGATGCAGTGTGGGAGTCATTCTGAAGctgcggaggagaggaagagagacacaaagaaggaaaagtctcaaccacaacatccggtgGATCCGCGCGCCGTTTTGGTGATGGACCCGCGCGCCGACCTCCTACCTCAGCTGCTGGACTTTGACGAGGAGCAGCGGCAGAAGGCGTTCGACAGCAAGGTGTTTGGCTGCGGGATCTGCTTTGTGGAGAAGCTGGGCTCCAGCTGCCTCTGCTTCAAAGAGTGCCAGCACGTCTACTGCAAGGCCTGCATGACCGAGTACTTCCAGATCCAAATACGGGACGGCAACGTTCAGTGCCTTAATTGCCCTGAGCCCAAATGTACCTCCATGGCCACACCATCGCAG GTCAAGCAGCTGGTGGACGAGGAGCTGTTTGCCCGTTATGACCGTTTGCTGCTCCAGTCCAGTCTGGACCTCATGGCCGACGTGGTCTACTGCCCCCGCCAATTCTGCGCCACCGCTGTTATGGTGGAGCCCGACTCCACCATGGGGATCTGCTCGGCGTGCCAGTACGCCTTTTGCACGCTGTGCAAGCTGGGCTACCACGGGCTCTCCCACTGTAAAATCCCTGCAG AGGAATTGCGTAACCTTAGAGATGAGTACCTGTCTGCCACGAGCGTGGGGAAAAAGTTCATGGAGCAGCGCTTTGGGAAGAGGGTGATCCAGAAAGCGGTGGAAGAGTCCTTCAGCAGAGACTGGCTCAACGAGAACTGCAAAGGCTGCCCGCGCTGCGGGACCAACATACAG AAAGCTGACGGCTGTAATAAGATGACCTGTACCTCCTGTAAACAGTACTTCTGTTGGCTGTGCCTGGGCCTCCTCAGCAAAGTCAACCCGTACAGTCACTTTAACAACCCAAATTCAGCCTGCTACAACCA ACTCTTCCAAGGTGTGGATCTGGATGAAGAAGATGCCTTCTGGAGCGACGAGGAGGACTAG